The following DNA comes from Erigeron canadensis isolate Cc75 chromosome 3, C_canadensis_v1, whole genome shotgun sequence.
CTCATACAATCAATCATTCATAGCctagaaacacacacatatatatcctCCAAAGATCGAAACATCTCTTTGGGAAGATCATCATTCACCTTAGGTTCGTTAAGAGCTTAGTAGGTTTGCACTCTTATTGAGGAGATTTTGATGATCTTCGTGGTTAAATCCATTCGTGATTGAGCTCGACAATCTATGTTCAAACACTAATAGTTAGGAGGAATTTTAGGATATTATTTTAGgatgatttatcatttcccaaaggatgtatacaaaaatatatagagGATTGTTTGTTACAGCTAGTCATACGCATATACTAGAAAAGATTTTGTGGAATGTATAAAATTTTATCCGATCTCCTTCCTTCTACATTGCCaatctaaataatttttttaagggttCAATTTCTAAAGATAACCTTGGCACCTTGTTGCTATACTAAGTTTCTATGAGATGTCGCTATATGAATGTCCACACAACATAATACATAACATTTTATATGGTTAAAGGTTCTTAACAATATTGTACATAAACAAGATTACATTTCATTAACTACTTACACCGTGTGCAAAGGAggaattaatgaaaataatggTTGGAGACATATGTAGGTATAAGCAAATTGCTGGTTAAAATCGTCtctaaaatcaaaacaaatttttatttaaaaaaagtgtCATTCGAGATACGATCCATATTAACGTCATACCATATTCCACTTTCAAAATATAGCAAAATTTCACTCTAGCGATAAAAACTATCATTCTCATATTCTCAACTTCCTAATTCCACATTATCActacatcatttttatttaactaaaacacaaaaataaataataaaattacattAACTAAATTACcattacataaattaaaaacaaacattacataaataaaaatcaaacagtactttaataataattaaaacagtacttaaataaagataaaactttatttaaatGATAATACTAAATATTTCGGTGGTTTTTCGAAAGGTTATAAATGTGTCGAATTAAATACTTTTTCAGGTCATTGTGAACTCATCTGTCGCGAATTTCTCCGTCACCGTCAATCATAGCTGCAATTGGTATTGACGGGGAAATTCACCATTAAATTTGAATACACAACTTATAGGCTAGATCATCACACATACCACATACCACATAAGCTAAAACTCAAGGTTATGTGGTTATTTAATAATATCGCAAATTCGCTCATCATTAAAATGAGAGAaatgacattatatatatatggctaccacaactaagagaaaaaaatatgagattttttaatctaaaccattgaaaagaaatcaacaaattaatctccaccattgaaaataaaagacaTAATTTTGAAAGGAATGTGTTTTATTAAATACCTTGAATTCCTTCAAATTGAAAATCTGGGGTTTTTTTTATGGCAACCTCAGGTTCAgttaaatgtttatattataatttacattatgAAAGCACGAGACCTCAACTTACTCAAGAAATCTAATATTAGGTGAAATGGTGGTAAACTTCAAAAAAGTTAAAGATTTGATatgattttctttattattataaatattgaaactttatttaaaactaCTAAcagattataataaaaaaagttatctttattattatgaattatgaattaaaaaagaatataccgttatttgtgatatatatttagtttgtGTAATGACATTTTGAGTGTaggttttgaattaaaaaaaaaccgcTATGATTATTAGGTAACACAAAATTTTTTATCGATTTGTTCACAATCTAGAATCATAGATGCTAAATgatttatcaaaagatttaaatttaggtctagatcaaatttaaaaacaaaatgctTATAAACTTTACTCATGAAAAGGGATAAGGATGACAACGGTTGATTTCACCAATCAtcgaattttaaattttttaatataagtgtaaataactttatatacaataataactaaaataatatatgtatgattataatataattatattggGTTCGGGTTACAAATATTCAAACTGAACCCGACTTGTCAACCTAAAACCCAACTATACCAATAAAAAAATGAGTTGGTTAGTTGGCGGGTTAAACGGATGATTTCTTGACATATAGATTGGTGGGTGGCAGGTGATTTTAAGTCAAATAAGCGGTGGGTTGTCGATTGATATGAGTTAATGGGTCGAcctattaaaaatattaaataattataaatattttgggtcaaccagttaACCCAAAAGTCAACATGTTCCCTAACCAAAACTAAGTCAGGTTGTCGGGTTAGCGGGTCCAGATTTCACAGCCCTAACCCGATTTTTCTGTATTGGTTTCAAGTCGGATTTGAGTAAGTTCGAGAATTAACCCAGTTTAGTTATACTTTCTTTGTTTACattgtttattttaaaaaaaaaacttactctcaatttttgataaaattggAAATATTATACCtaattattatatgtttgaatttttttatttaaggtgTTAAAAATGTTGTCAGtgacggttattttttttttagtggatatatatacaaataacaaaCGAAGTTACCACATAATATTTAAAGcttttagtattattttattattactattattttataaaacgaaCCCTAATCCAAAATTTATTCTCAGTAggctatttaaaaaaataaagagattAGTTTCcgggaatgtaactatctttgaccgaatgtctatagtaggaaaaaactaaagttgtgtgtattgtatgtaagcaactcgaaaaaatgtttattgtatgtaagaaaacatgcgtggcaaccatatacaggtgtcacttgtcagattttaattggttgaaacaaaattcttacatacaataaatattatttcgagttgtttacatacaatccacacaactttagttatttcctactatagacattcgttcaaagtttcttatattccaggaaactaatcccaaaaataaaacgtaattaataataatcatgTAATTAATTTTCATAGAACTTCTATTACTCCCTGAATTGCAGTATAATAAGCgttaattttttcatttgaaTGCATCATATTATTAACCAAGAAGATTGAATAATTTTTCAACCAACAAAACGAAGAATGGTCGTTGGGCATTTACTCAAGTGGTGGGACAGCAAAATGTACGAGTCGAATTGGATTGGGTAATAGGTCAAAACGGGTCCGGGTCAAAATAAGTCCGGGTCAAATTGGGCCAGGGTCAATACaggtaagtttataaaaaggcCAAAATAATCTAATGATGATATACCCTATACAGAGTTCCACCCCCGTACAAGTAAAATTACTTATCTATAATACGAAGCATTAAGCTTGTAGCCAAAGCTATAAAGCACTACCTCCTGAATTAGAATAGCCCCAAACCTCTTAAAGTAATTCGCTCAACTCTGAAAGAATTCATCAAAGATTGGATTAATACAAATCATTTCCACAGTTATCCAAATATCCTATAAAGGAACAAAATCTATATACCGATACCTTGGACACGGTATTGAATAATCCGATCACAATCTTCTCTAAAAAACCTAGAAGATATCTCTAAAgaaggaagagatttaccctaactCTCCTATCCTCCACCCAAGCTATATGCCCTCTAAATAAAGAAGAGATGTCATACGGCACAAACCCATCTTTGATCAAACATCCGGGTCAAGGATATGCTCGATAGTCTTATATCTTTCTCATGAACTTCTTGTTCGGtcaatttatttgtttgaacatGTAGAACTTAATTGTTTTTCAGTTATTTTATGTTTGGGTTTGTAACGTTTTATGTTACGCGTTACTAATAAAAGTTGGATATATGCACTTTTGTTAGTTTActttatctctatatataaagttCAACATGTTTCGTATACTTTTAACTATATACATATTGTTTATAACCCGGTCACGAGACAACTACTTATCACCCTTGGACTTTCACATTGCTGCCCACCTCTAATATGCTGCTATGGGCTGTAGCCCAGCTAGTCCAGCCCCAAGGCTGGCTCTGCTTAAGCTTAACCATAAACTAGCTTAAACGGTTCTAAAACTTAACCAATAACTGTTTGAGATAGCAGTGAATTATACTATGGCATGTATGTATTTATTGTCtatgaaataaaaattattgtagATTTACTGGTGATTATATCCActaaagttttgaaatttttagtaGAACCTCCATTTGGTTCAACAGCCTTATGAGCCAATTCTTTCAATGCTTCAATTCTCTTTTTCCGTCCTATTGACAATTCATTAGATGATAAGAATTGTTTCACAGCACAAGCAGTTCCATGTTTGGTGAATCTCCCTCCTTCAATCTTCGCACCAATCCCCCAAACTCTCTCAATCATCCAAGTATTTAATTGTTGATCGCCCACAAACGGCCTGCATATCATAGGGACACCAACTCCCAAACTCTCCAACATAGAATTCCATCCACCATGTGTTATAAACACCCCTATTGCGGAATGCTCCAAGACTTGTATCTGTGGTGCCCACAGTACAACCTTTCCAGTCCCATTAGCACATATTCTCTCCAAAAATCCTTTAGGAAAATGCTTATTGGAATCACTCTTTATTGACCAAAGAAACGAGGTTTGGGTCTCTTCTAGTGCTTCAGCCAACTCCACTAGCTCGTGAGGTGGAGGTTTGAAGAACGTCCCAAAGCAGATGTAGGCAACCGATCTTGGCTTTTGATTATCTAACCAAGAAAGGCAAGAGAATTCATCAACTTTGGACAACGAATTTTCTTTAGATATGAGATTGAAGGGGCCAATGTTGAGGAAATTGTTGAATTGTGAAGAGAGGTTTTTGTTGAGTTCAGGGTCTAATTCGTCAAAAGAGTTTATGGGAACAACAGTCGCTCTAGGCAGGGACCTTCCCATCTTATGTAGCATGGTTGAGAACGGCGACTCAAGGTTTCCAAGCACGATCCCCTCTGGCAAGTCACTTAGTCGAATTGTCTTGAGGCCGGGAATCAAGTCAGCAATTTCATCATCAAGTCCTACTAACCCTGTCCATAGccgaaaaaatgttaatttgtaaaatattgatatgtataagttcaatataacataaaaaaattacgAATTCCACTTACCTTTGATTTCATCATACTTTTGCCTTATAAGATCGGTATAAAAATGTGCAGAGAGTGAATGAGCTCCGCCTGTATACCACGACACCCAAGGAATGCTCATTTCGTCAGCCATATCACCCGAAAACCAAAGAAAAACGTCAGCCAAAAGACAACCAATCTTGAGCCCAACATCTTTTTCAACCACTTTAACACCCTTCCTAAACTCCTCTTCTGCTACGGCCAGAAATAAGTTTACGTACTCTTCTGGATTCCCTACGGAAACATAATCTTTAGGTATGCCATCTGATATATCATACGGCCGTATGTTGTTGCATTTTAGATCAGAAAACAATGCCTGGTTAGATTTTGTAGTGCTAAAGAATGAGAAAACCACGTTAGGGGACATGGAAACTAGTCTATGAACGAGGGTTAAAAGAAGTGAAGGGTGTGAAGTAAACGGGAATGCGAAAACAGCGACATGCCTATCCGGTATGCCGCAAATATTGCCGTTGCTAGTGATCTCCATTTGGCCGTATGTAGAACTATTGGAGACAAGAGTTGGGTAGTAGGAAAGTGGCTGATAGTTGAGTTGTGGTAGTCCTACAATGGTTGTgcattatatatagttatagttacATTAGTAAACTCAAAAATTGcacgaatttttaaaaaaaattaatttttaacattgaTAATGTTTTACAAGTAATTAGTTATGTaggtttaattttgaattttataaacatagaGACACGTAAATCTTCATTTATTATACAATTGTGTAAAGACATGAATTACATGAAAATAATgctatgaatatatatatatatatatatagggacgGTTCTACAATAGGGACAATGTGGGCAACTGCCCCCATTCCAATTCTCGTACAATGTAAATTTTTAGAGgtatagttttaattttttttcctaaaaagtataaataagcAGAAAATACTTATAAATGTCACCATCATTATCTGTAACACCCTTCATTTTGACCGGTCAACTCTAGTGAAcccataaaacaaaaatttgtcAATTTGAAGTAAATAAACTTTTGTAATGAAAAACTAGGCATATGAATAGTCATTAGGAACGtaattattaaatagataacAATACGTCAACGAAGAATTTGAACGAGTTTCGTGTTAAAAGTCTTAGCTAAACGAATAATTTCTCAGGAGAAACCGGAACTAGTCGTGAGAGCTCAAGAGGGGAACAAAACCTCCCTCCCTCCCTTTCCTCCTCTCATTTCTTCACTCACACTCTCTCTatcttatctttttcttttcctttctctctcaaatCCAAGGACAAACACCCTCTCTATAATTCTTCTTCAAAATTCGGATTTTTAGGGTGTAATAACTACAAAATTGTTAGAAAATCTTGTATAATAATCATCCTTGGAACTTCAAGAATTTGGGGGTTATTTCAAGAGTCCACCCTTTACCTAGCTCAAAAACGAGTTTGACACCTTGAAGGAAGCTTTTGTAAGTTACGTTCCACTCAAATTCATCCTTTAATGTTTATTAACATGTTTCTAGTCGAACCCAAGTATTCTTGAGTCCAATGTGTAGGTCAAAAccgaaatgggtcaaaattatGGTTACAAAATTGGTAAAGTAGGTCAAATCCGAATTTAAGCATGAAATTATTGTTGTGAGTTGAGTTTTGAAGTGGGTTGTGTCTAAATATGTTCATACAAGCTTCCCAAAACGAATCCAAGCTCAAAAATCCGATTTTGAgtcaattagggttttggtcaaaagtcaaaacgggTCAAAGGTGAATAGGGCACAAATTGGTCTTACAAAACGAAATTGGGGAAAGGGTTATGCTTAATTATATCTAATTATGATTAGCCCTATGAACAATTGGATTGGAATCATCACAAACCGATTAATTGGGTAAATTAggattttgagtattttgggGTATGAATTGGTGTTTAATTGTGTTATGAAAGAGTTTGAATGGTGGGGTTTGGTCAAATTATGTTAGTAACATGTTTTGTAGCTTCAAAATGGTTTCTAAATGGTTAAAAATGAGTTTGGGGTCGATATGGAGGTGTTTAGGTTCGTGTTTGATGTTCTTGAGTGTTCTTGGGCATGGTTGATCTGCACCCAGTGTAGAAAGTCCAATTTTACCTTACGCTAGAAAACCTCTGTTTACGCCCCACTTTACGCCAGAACTCATCTTTCTTGTAACgatcataacttttgaaccgtaagtccgttttagacgattcaagcggccacaAAACCGTAaatgagtctactttctaatggtataGTCCTATGAGTCCAAAACCTAGCTTGAGCAAACCAAAAGTTTCGATAAAGCAACAGTGGTCATGTCCCGACGAGTCATTGTGAAGCAAAATGTAACGATTCCACCTTGGTTGGATCAAAGCCTTATAAAATGGACATAATAAAGCTTTTATAGTAATATTAGGTCAATATTTATGAGACCTTAACTTTGAGATGCTTTAGGATTAATGTGATACGTGTATGATAGGTTTCGACTATCGTGGGCATAAGTTCTGATTCCTTTCATCTTGGGATTGTATTGCACATGtcaggtgagttccgtagctccctactcaattgagatttgGGCTGAAATGTGTACACATACGtgcttgtttgattgtttggttgATTTGATTGACGGCTTATTGATTAACTAACTGATTGTTTGATTGCTTGATTGATGGATGGTTTTAATTGATTATTGGATGGTTTACGCATATGATTGtgatattgtgattatttaggATAGccgtacatacatggaagtcgattatgccttcaaagggtttttgatgtggtgggaaggctgcgggtgaccctatatataagcatctatGACTCATTGAAAGTAGAATCCTCCTAAGTGTATGTACGTATTGTTTTGGTTGGTTTAATGGTTTGATGATTGATTGGGCTTATGATTGAAAAAAGTACGCATATGTAATGACATGAATGTTGGTGAGATGGATAAGTACATCCGAGTGTATAGACGTATATACTTGTGTTGAATTGTTGAATAAGTACATCCGAgtgtatagacgtatacacttGTGTTGAACTATTGAGTAAGTACATCCGAgtgtatagacgtatacacttGTGTTGAATTGATGAAACGTACATGACTCCGGGTATATAAACGTATATACACCAACGATTTGACATGCCACAACGGTCATTGGTATGACATGTCATTGGGATGACACGCGGACACTCTATTTGCGCGAGACGCACACAGACCCCAAGTATGTAGTCACACATACTTGCATTTGATGATTGTTGAGACACATACATGATATACATTCATACATTGATTGGTTATGTCTTTTGCACTTATACCTTATACATCCTTATTGTTTCGCATACTCATTGATGTTGACATTACTTATACACACATGTGACACACGTCTCTCATCATTGTTGATACATTATGGCTTGTTATATAACGAGATTTACTCTCGGTTTACCTATCTTGGTTGACTTTATGCGTTGTAAAGGCTACCGGTAAGACATTACTTACTTTTCCTTATACATATTGTAATTGTTGACAATGGTTCCTTGTGATccattactacgaactcaccaacttagtgttgactttgtttagtacacttttcaggtaatcaagtgaatccAAGATGTGATGGTTGATTGATACTTGTGCTAGAACTTGGGCTTGGACTTACGTGGATCCGTAATTTATTCGCCCTTTTATGTTTTCATGTTCTTTATGTATAATGTACCTTGAATGCCTGAtgttgtgtaacaccccgataattttaaagtaataaattaaccctttttgtagttttgacattaaaataagttcctagtattttgtttaaaaagggggttaatttagttggaactttggcggatagcgggtaaattTTACCCAAAAGGAAGCATGGGGCGTGGCATCACCCAAGGATGCCAGCCATTTTGTTTGTTGACTCACCTTATTCCACTACCACTCTTATTCTCTTTTTACATGCATtccatccaaaaaaaaaaaaaaatcaaattggtAATCTTAGTCCAAAgctaaaatcaataataataatcatcaagaacaatttATCCATTCATCTTTCAAG
Coding sequences within:
- the LOC122591451 gene encoding kaempferol 3-O-beta-D-galactosyltransferase-like, with protein sequence MEITSNGNICGIPDRHVAVFAFPFTSHPSLLLTLVHRLVSMSPNVVFSFFSTTKSNQALFSDLKCNNIRPYDISDGIPKDYVSVGNPEEYVNLFLAVAEEEFRKGVKVVEKDVGLKIGCLLADVFLWFSGDMADEMSIPWVSWYTGGAHSLSAHFYTDLIRQKYDEIKGLVGLDDEIADLIPGLKTIRLSDLPEGIVLGNLESPFSTMLHKMGRSLPRATVVPINSFDELDPELNKNLSSQFNNFLNIGPFNLISKENSLSKVDEFSCLSWLDNQKPRSVAYICFGTFFKPPPHELVELAEALEETQTSFLWSIKSDSNKHFPKGFLERICANGTGKVVLWAPQIQVLEHSAIGVFITHGGWNSMLESLGVGVPMICRPFVGDQQLNTWMIERVWGIGAKIEGGRFTKHGTACAVKQFLSSNELSIGRKKRIEALKELAHKAVEPNGGSTKNFKTLVDIITSKSTIIFIS